The segment TTTGCGGCGCGAATCGTCTGGCGATGACAACCGGCCAACGGGCGAGTACATATGGAAATGGTCGTCTGCCTTTTTGACATTGTATGATCCGGCGATTGCAGTTTTACGGGACGGGGGAGCCGAATGGCGAAGTCCAGAACCATGAACAAGCCGCGTGCGGCCAAAAAAACCAAAAAAGCGATAGCCAGTGGTTCTGCAAAAAGTCGTGCGCAACAAGCTTCGGCGGATAGTGTGCCGGGCTTTGCTGTTCCCAAGCCTGAAACTCCAGAATTGCCACAGACAAAAAACGACGCAGTCAAAAAAGTGGCTAATCAATTCCCCGGGGCACCCGCAATCGCCGGACGCTCGGGCAAATCGGAAATGTTCACCCGTGCACTTGATGCCCATCAGTCTGGCAGGATTGAAGAAGCAATTTCGCTTTATGGTACGGTTCTCAGGCAAAACGTTGATCAGCCCGATGTCTGGAATAACCTTGGTGTCGCGCTTAGGCGCAGTAAACGGCTTGATGCCGCACTTGTCGCCTATCGCAGGGCGGCGGAACTGCGCCCCGGCAATGCGGGGCTTTGGTCAAATATGGGTAACTGCCTGCGTGAAATGATGCGGTTCGATGAGGCCGCGGCGGCTCATGACAAGGCGCTGGAACTTGATGCATCAATCAAATCGCATCCGTTCAATGCTGGCTTGGTTTATCGCGATACCAACCGGTTCGAGCAGGCTATCAAACATTTTGATGCGGCTTTGGCCATTGATCCCGATTATGTCGATGCAAACTGGGACAAGGCACTGGCACTTTTGGCAACAGGCCAGTACGAAACGGGTTGGGCCGGATATGAAACGCGCCGCAAGCTTGCCGATAATCCGATCCGCCCGCTTGAATCTGTTCCGGAATGGGATGGAAAGGCCGATTTACGCGGCAAAAGACTGCTGCTGCGTGCTGAGCAGGGCTTTGGCGATATGATCCAGTTTGCCCGTTTTGTCCCATTGGTAGGGAAGAAGGCCGCGCATATCATTCTTGAATGCAGATCGGAATTGATCCCGGTGATGCGCACGATTGCCGGTGTCGGAACGATTGTTGAAAAGGGGGCGAAATTGCCCCCCTTTGATCTGCATGTCCCGCTCCTTAGCCTGCCGCATGTCATGAAAATCAGCGAAGCGGAACTGCATCGGGTCTCTGCCGAACCCTATCTGAGCGCGCCGAAAGGCAAGCAGGCACGATTAAGCCCGCCATCGGGTACAGTGCTTAAGGTTGGGCTGATATGGGCAGGCAAGCTTAATCCGCGTGACCGATCCTGCCCGCTTGAACTGCTGATGCCGCTTATGGCGCAGAAAGGGGCAAGTTTTTACAGTTTTCAGGTCGATGAGCGGCGGGGCGACATAGCCAGACTTGGCGCCAATGCCCTGATTACCGACATGGGTGAACATATTCATGATTTCGGTGACAGTGCCGCGTTGATGAAGGCGATGGATCTGGTCATTACAATCGATAGTGCGCCTGCCCATCTTGCCGGGGCACTTGGTGTGCCGGTCTGGATGTTGCAGCTTTATACGACAGACTGGCGGTGGATGGTCGGGCGGACCGACAGTCCGTGGTATCCGACAATGCGTATTTATCGGCAGGAAGCACCGGGGGATTGGGCTGTCCCGATTGCAAAGCTGGGCGCTGATTTTGCCAATCTGCTTAAGGCGCGGCTGGGAGCGGCGGTATAGTTAAGACAATTGGCGGCTAAATTTT is part of the Thalassospira lucentensis genome and harbors:
- a CDS encoding tetratricopeptide repeat-containing glycosyltransferase family protein; this translates as MFTRALDAHQSGRIEEAISLYGTVLRQNVDQPDVWNNLGVALRRSKRLDAALVAYRRAAELRPGNAGLWSNMGNCLREMMRFDEAAAAHDKALELDASIKSHPFNAGLVYRDTNRFEQAIKHFDAALAIDPDYVDANWDKALALLATGQYETGWAGYETRRKLADNPIRPLESVPEWDGKADLRGKRLLLRAEQGFGDMIQFARFVPLVGKKAAHIILECRSELIPVMRTIAGVGTIVEKGAKLPPFDLHVPLLSLPHVMKISEAELHRVSAEPYLSAPKGKQARLSPPSGTVLKVGLIWAGKLNPRDRSCPLELLMPLMAQKGASFYSFQVDERRGDIARLGANALITDMGEHIHDFGDSAALMKAMDLVITIDSAPAHLAGALGVPVWMLQLYTTDWRWMVGRTDSPWYPTMRIYRQEAPGDWAVPIAKLGADFANLLKARLGAAV